Proteins encoded in a region of the Orcinus orca chromosome 8, mOrcOrc1.1, whole genome shotgun sequence genome:
- the TIRAP gene encoding toll/interleukin-1 receptor domain-containing adapter protein, whose protein sequence is MASSTSMPAPCSRSKKPLGKMADWFRQALSRKPTKTPVSPENTRSDGSQPSSSDRPPPLGPSSEASPTPPPTHSGAHGSSSSSSGRWSKDYDVCVCHSEEDLAAAQELVSYLEGSADGLRCFLQLRDADPGGAIVSELCQALSNSHCRVLLITPGFLRDPWCRYQMLQALSEAPGAEGRTIPLMSGLSRAAYPAELRFMYFVNGWGPDGGFRQVKEAVTRYLQTLS, encoded by the exons ATGGCATCATCAACCTCCATGCCAGCTCCTTGTTCCAGGTCCAAGAAGCCTCTGGGCAAAATGGCTG ACTGGTTCAGGCAGGCCCTGTCGAGAAAGCCCACAAAGACGCCCGTCTCCCCAGAAAACACCCGCAGTGACGGTTCACAGCCGAGCTCCTCGGACAGGCCCCCACCCCTGGGCCCCAGCTCAGAGGCGTCTCCCACCCCGCCACCGACACACTCGGGCGCCCAcggcagcagtagcagcagcagcggccGCTGGAGCAAGGACTATGATGTGTGCGTGTGCCACAGCGAGGAGGACCTGGCGGCCGCCCAGGAGCTGGTCTCCTACCTGGAGGGCAGCGCTGACGGCCTGCGCTGCTTCTTGCAGCTTCGCGACGCAGACCCCGGCGGCGCCATAGTGTCCGAGCTGTGCCAGGCGCTGAGCAACAGCCACTGTCGCGTGCTGCTCATCACACCGGGCTTCCTCCGGGACCCGTGGTGCAGGTACCAGATGCTGCAGGCGCTGAGCGAGGCCCCCGGGGCGGAGGGCCGCACCATCCCCCTGATGTCAGGCCTCAGCAGAGCCGCCTACCCCGCCGAGCTCCGATTCATGTACTTCGTGAACGGCTGGGGTCCCGACGGTGGCTTTCGCCAAGTCAAGGAGGCTGTCACGCGGT